In Nymphaea colorata isolate Beijing-Zhang1983 chromosome 5, ASM883128v2, whole genome shotgun sequence, one genomic interval encodes:
- the LOC116254360 gene encoding uncharacterized protein LOC116254360 isoform X2: MMECNRDEALRAIGIAEKKMEVKDYLGAQKITLKAKQLCPDLENIAQILAVCNVHCLGENKVQGSELDWYRILQVEPTADEATIKKQYRKLALLLHPDKNKLSGAEYAFKLIGEAVGILSDQAKRGLYDMKRRHAMIGTMLSDIQNPPSPDFSSSARKSPGFASGSTDHMVISPPQAGLSCQQQQNERRTANEWQPQAQSTGATFWSMCPFCSIKYQYSNIVMNKRIRCGNCMNVYIAVGINVRETRLGTETIAAQSLYPQSQDNIRNGYGPSANNAPPQAFAADVSCTDSQVNATCVSRPSENSGDQVNATCALRTSENSGEVEGSKCGDTSEAEKVDELKKKATMEQQHLSNNSRKRRRILESESSDSKSADSKESIESDMEEQFPDEQNAWASSDHPRRFLRIRRHVNYNEDRTDEGDDSVSVPCSSRSNINKTSGSDLMNEMDSTQHTGNTYGAPELSPPLNPQSSKQKLDHSRQENKLETGRVGIDDAGQDSINRVQHTQHESPDDSDEDCNTPLQPEYLELPDSEFHDFDSDKTGACFSVDQVWAVYDNLHGLPRYYAVIRKVLSTDFKLLITWLEAFPGCTEEESWLDAELPVACGGYTLGETEATEDRLMFSHLVKFERGHGKIKYKIYPKKGEIWALYKDWDINWFSSPEGHFHFDYDIVELLMDYSKDTGGDAVPLVKVKGFQSLYIRMTKEGRQATFHVRGRQSYRFSHQVPAYSMKGNEKEGVPAGSFELDIAAFLCNFKDSVSMGTSREVEVQLTDSQRQGASSSKPIISSVYKEPVSGLQKSKASGFQEILKDELDENMKEDEDVKCNESGLQRMSNIMDKKPEQVYGNKLCEDETMRMSENYVFGSPECSSRVSIRDSVSVSASKHLSVSGVNDNGISVCRQNDIIMSGPSDHLKKLPAPEFYDFMNDRTINKFRKNQIWAVFDNIDDMPRFYAWIKRIDHSANKVHIIWLVICHEDMLSEEVMWLARKLPVSCGVFKAEDCDCVSPELFSHHVRNEPSRTEGKFGIYPRQGEVWVIYNRWSSAWTKSDHMSHKCSIVEVISTYSAEEGVRVRHLTRIKGHHYIFKKSKKPESNIPRACLLQFSHQVPAFKLQDEAGGRLKGCWELDPASLPKDVDLRVR; the protein is encoded by the exons ATGATGGAGTGCAACAGGGACGAGGCTTTGAGGGCTATAGGGATTGCAGAAAAGAAGATGGAGGTTAAAGATTATTTGGGGGCACAAAAAATTACCTTAAAGGCAAAGCAACTCTGTCCTGATTTGGAGAATATTGCACAGATATTAGCTGTCTGCAATGTTCACTGTCTTGGTGAAAACAAAGTTCAGGGCTCTGAATTGGACTGGTATAGGATCTTGCAAGTCGAGCCAACAGCCGATGAGGCCACTATTAAGAAACAGTATCGGAAGcttgctcttcttcttcatcctgaTAAGAATAAACTTTCTGGTGCAGAGTATGCCTTTAAGCTGATTGGGGAAGCAGTGGGAATTCTTTCTGATCAGGCAAAAAGAGGGTTATATGACATGAAGAGAAGACATGCAATGATCGGAACCATGCTTTCGGACATTCAGAATCCTCCTTCCCCTGATTTTAGTTCTTCTGCAAGGAAATCTCCTGGATTTGCTTCTGGCTCTACTGATCACATGGTTATCAGTCCACCACAAGCAGGTCTGAGTTGCCAGCAGCAGCAGAACGAGCGGAGAACTGCCAATGAGTGGCAGCCACAGGCACAATCAACAGGTGCAACCTTTTGGTCAATGTGTCCATTTTGCTCAATAAAATACCAGTATTCCAATATTGTTATGAACAAACGGATTAGATGCGGGAATTGTATGAATGTCTACATTGCCGTTGGTATAAATGTGCGAGAAACTAGGCTTGGAACTGAAACAATAGCAGCACAATCATTGTATCCCCAGTCACAAGATAACATCCGTAATGGGTATGGCCCTAGTGCTAATAATGCTCCCCCACAGGCTTTTGCAGCTGACGTTAGTTGCACGGATTCTCAGGTGAATGCTACTTGTGTGTCAAGGCCATCAGAAAACAGTGGTGATCAGGTGAATGCTACTTGTGCGTTAAGGACATCAGAAAACAGTGGTGAAGTTGAGGGTTCTAAATGCGGAGATACATCTGAAGCTGAAAAGGTTGATGAGTTAAAAAAGAAAGCTACCATGGAGCAGCAACATTTGAGTAACAACTcaaggaagagaaggagaatacttgaatctgaatccagtgaCAGCAAGAGTGCTGACAGCAAGGAATCTATTGAAAGTGACATGGAGGAACAGTTTCCTGATGAACAAAATGCTTGGGCAAGCTCTGACCACCCACGAAGATTTTTAAGAATTAGGCGACATGTTAATTACAATGAAGATAGAACTGATGAGGGTGATGACTCTGTGAGTGTCCCTTGTTCCAGCAggtcaaacataaataaaacttcAGGAAGTGATCTGATGAATGAAATGGATTCAACTCAACATACAGGGAATACATATGGGGCACCTGAACTTAGCCCTCCCCTGAATCCGCAGAGCAGCAAGCAGAAATTGGACCACTCTAGGCAAGAGAACAAGTTGGAAACAGGAAGGGTAGGAATAGATGATGCAGGACAAGATAGTATTAATAGAGTTCAACACACCCAGCACGAGAGTCCTGATGACAGTGATGAAGATTGTAATACCCCATTGCAACCAGAATATTTAGAGCTACCAGACTCAGAATTCCATGACTTTGATTCTGATAAGACAGGAGCTTGTTTTTCAGTTGATCAGGTGTGGGCTGTGTATGACAACTTGCATGGGCTGCCTCGATATTATGCAGTGATCAGAAAAGTTCTTTCTACAGATTTCAAACTGCTCATCACATGGCTAGAGGCATTTCCTGGTTGTACAGAAGAAGAAAGTTGGCTGGATGCTGAGCTACCTGTGGCTTGTGGAGGATATACTCTTGGTGAAACTGAAGCTACCGAAGATCGTCTAATGTTTTCTCATCTGGTCAAATTTGAAAGAGGCCATGGGAAAATAAAGTACAAAATTTATCCTAAAAAAGGTGAGATCTGGGCCCTCTACAAGGACTGGGATATCAATTGGTTCTCTAGTCCAGAAGgccattttcattttgattatGACATAGTAGAACTGCTGATGGATTATTCAAAGGATACAGGTGGAGATGCTGTGCCGCTGGTCAAAGTGAAAGGATTTCAGAGCTTGTACATCAGAATGACAAAAGAGGGACGTCAAGCTACATTTCATGTCCGAGGAAGACAATCCTATCGCTTTTCTCATCAGGTCCCAGCATACAGTATGAAGGGAAATGAGAAAGAGGGCGTCCCAGCAGGCTCATTTGAGCTCGATATTGCTGCATTTCTATGTAATTTTAAAGATTCTGTTTCCATGGGAACTTCAAGAGAAGTTGAGGTTCAATTAACAGATTCACAGCGTCAAGGAGCTAGCTCTTCAAAACCCATAATTAGCAGTGTGTACAAGGAACCTGTTTCTGGTCTGCAGAAGTCGAAAGCATCTGGATTTCAGGAAATACTGAAGGATGAACTTGATGAGAATATGAAGGAAGATGAGGATGTTAAATGCAATGAATCAGGTTTGCAGCGAATGAGCAACATCATGGATAAGAAGCCTGAACAAGTATATGGCAATAAGCTGTGCGAAGATGAGACAATGAGAATGAGTGAAAATTATGTATTTGGAAGCCCTGAATGCTCTTCAAGAGTTTCTATACGAGATTCTGTGAGTGTGAGCGCTAGTAAACATTTGTCAGTATCTGGGGTGAACGATAATGGTATTAGTGTATGCAGGCAGAATGATATAATTATGTCTGGTCCCAGTGATCATCTCAAGAAGCTTCCGGCTCCAGAATTCTATGACTTTATGAATGATAGAACTATTAATAAGTTCCGAAAAAACCAAATTTGGGCAGTATTTGACAATATTGATGACATGCCTAGGTTTTATGCTTGGATAAAAAGAATAGATCATTCGGCGAACAAAGTCCATATTATATGGCTGGTAATTTGTCATGAGGATATGTTGTCTGAGGAGGTTATGTGGCTTGCTAGGAAACTACCTGTTTCTTGTGGTGTGTTTAAAGCTGAAGATTGTGATTGTGTCAGCCCAGAATTGTTTTCTCACCATGTAAGAAATGAACCAAGCCGGACAGAGGGTAAATTTGGGATCTACCCACGACAAGGTGAGGTATGGGTGATATACAACAGATGGAGTTCTGCGTGGACAAAATCTGATCACATGAGCCACAAGTGCTCAATCGTGGAAGTTATCTCCACTTACAGTGCTGAAGAGGGGGTGAGGGTTCGACATTTGACAAGGATCAAGGGACACCACTATATTTTCAAGAAGTCCAAGAAACCAGAAAGTAATATACCAAGAGCATGCCTGTTGCAGTTCTCTCATCAGGTTCCTGCTTTTAAGTTACAAGACGAAGCTGGTGGAAGGTTGAAAGGCTGTTGGGAATTGGATCCTGCATCTCTCCCAAAAG ATGTGGACTTGCGAGTGCGTTGA
- the LOC116254360 gene encoding uncharacterized protein LOC116254360 isoform X4, producing the protein MMECNRDEALRAIGIAEKKMEVKDYLGAQKITLKAKQLCPDLENIAQILAVCNVHCLGENKVQGSELDWYRILQVEPTADEATIKKQYRKLALLLHPDKNKLSGAEYAFKLIGEAVGILSDQAKRGLYDMKRRHAMIGTMLSDIQNPPSPDFSSSARKSPGFASGSTDHMVISPPQAGLSCQQQQNERRTANEWQPQAQSTGATFWSMCPFCSIKYQYSNIVMNKRIRCGNCMNVYIAVGINVRETRLGTETIAAQSLYPQSQDNIRNGYGPSANNAPPQAFAADVSCTDSQVNATCVSRPSENSGDQVNATCALRTSENSGEVEGSKCGDTSEAEKVDELKKKATMEQQHLSNNSRKRRRILESESSDSKSADSKESIESDMEEQFPDEQNAWASSDHPRRFLRIRRHVNYNEDRTDEGDDSVSVPCSSRSNINKTSGSDLMNEMDSTQHTGNTYGAPELSPPLNPQSSKQKLDHSRQENKLETGRVGIDDAGQDSINRVQHTQHESPDDSDEDCNTPLQPEYLELPDSEFHDFDSDKTGACFSVDQVWAVYDNLHGLPRYYAVIRKVLSTDFKLLITWLEAFPGCTEEESWLDAELPVACGGYTLGETEATEDRLMFSHLVKFERGHGKIKYKIYPKKGGDAVPLVKVKGFQSLYIRMTKEGRQATFHVRGRQSYRFSHQVPAYSMKGNEKEGVPAGSFELDIAAFLCNFKDSVSMGTSREVEVQLTDSQRQGASSSKPIISSVYKEPVSGLQKSKASGFQEILKDELDENMKEDEDVKCNESGLQRMSNIMDKKPEQVYGNKLCEDETMRMSENYVFGSPECSSRVSIRDSVSVSASKHLSVSGVNDNGISVCRQNDIIMSGPSDHLKKLPAPEFYDFMNDRTINKFRKNQIWAVFDNIDDMPRFYAWIKRIDHSANKVHIIWLVICHEDMLSEEVMWLARKLPVSCGVFKAEDCDCVSPELFSHHVRNEPSRTEGKFGIYPRQGEVWVIYNRWSSAWTKSDHMSHKCSIVEVISTYSAEEGVRVRHLTRIKGHHYIFKKSKKPESNIPRACLLQFSHQVPAFKLQDEAGGRLKGCWELDPASLPKGLFTCFLNAT; encoded by the exons ATGATGGAGTGCAACAGGGACGAGGCTTTGAGGGCTATAGGGATTGCAGAAAAGAAGATGGAGGTTAAAGATTATTTGGGGGCACAAAAAATTACCTTAAAGGCAAAGCAACTCTGTCCTGATTTGGAGAATATTGCACAGATATTAGCTGTCTGCAATGTTCACTGTCTTGGTGAAAACAAAGTTCAGGGCTCTGAATTGGACTGGTATAGGATCTTGCAAGTCGAGCCAACAGCCGATGAGGCCACTATTAAGAAACAGTATCGGAAGcttgctcttcttcttcatcctgaTAAGAATAAACTTTCTGGTGCAGAGTATGCCTTTAAGCTGATTGGGGAAGCAGTGGGAATTCTTTCTGATCAGGCAAAAAGAGGGTTATATGACATGAAGAGAAGACATGCAATGATCGGAACCATGCTTTCGGACATTCAGAATCCTCCTTCCCCTGATTTTAGTTCTTCTGCAAGGAAATCTCCTGGATTTGCTTCTGGCTCTACTGATCACATGGTTATCAGTCCACCACAAGCAGGTCTGAGTTGCCAGCAGCAGCAGAACGAGCGGAGAACTGCCAATGAGTGGCAGCCACAGGCACAATCAACAGGTGCAACCTTTTGGTCAATGTGTCCATTTTGCTCAATAAAATACCAGTATTCCAATATTGTTATGAACAAACGGATTAGATGCGGGAATTGTATGAATGTCTACATTGCCGTTGGTATAAATGTGCGAGAAACTAGGCTTGGAACTGAAACAATAGCAGCACAATCATTGTATCCCCAGTCACAAGATAACATCCGTAATGGGTATGGCCCTAGTGCTAATAATGCTCCCCCACAGGCTTTTGCAGCTGACGTTAGTTGCACGGATTCTCAGGTGAATGCTACTTGTGTGTCAAGGCCATCAGAAAACAGTGGTGATCAGGTGAATGCTACTTGTGCGTTAAGGACATCAGAAAACAGTGGTGAAGTTGAGGGTTCTAAATGCGGAGATACATCTGAAGCTGAAAAGGTTGATGAGTTAAAAAAGAAAGCTACCATGGAGCAGCAACATTTGAGTAACAACTcaaggaagagaaggagaatacttgaatctgaatccagtgaCAGCAAGAGTGCTGACAGCAAGGAATCTATTGAAAGTGACATGGAGGAACAGTTTCCTGATGAACAAAATGCTTGGGCAAGCTCTGACCACCCACGAAGATTTTTAAGAATTAGGCGACATGTTAATTACAATGAAGATAGAACTGATGAGGGTGATGACTCTGTGAGTGTCCCTTGTTCCAGCAggtcaaacataaataaaacttcAGGAAGTGATCTGATGAATGAAATGGATTCAACTCAACATACAGGGAATACATATGGGGCACCTGAACTTAGCCCTCCCCTGAATCCGCAGAGCAGCAAGCAGAAATTGGACCACTCTAGGCAAGAGAACAAGTTGGAAACAGGAAGGGTAGGAATAGATGATGCAGGACAAGATAGTATTAATAGAGTTCAACACACCCAGCACGAGAGTCCTGATGACAGTGATGAAGATTGTAATACCCCATTGCAACCAGAATATTTAGAGCTACCAGACTCAGAATTCCATGACTTTGATTCTGATAAGACAGGAGCTTGTTTTTCAGTTGATCAGGTGTGGGCTGTGTATGACAACTTGCATGGGCTGCCTCGATATTATGCAGTGATCAGAAAAGTTCTTTCTACAGATTTCAAACTGCTCATCACATGGCTAGAGGCATTTCCTGGTTGTACAGAAGAAGAAAGTTGGCTGGATGCTGAGCTACCTGTGGCTTGTGGAGGATATACTCTTGGTGAAACTGAAGCTACCGAAGATCGTCTAATGTTTTCTCATCTGGTCAAATTTGAAAGAGGCCATGGGAAAATAAAGTACAAAATTTATCCTAAAAAAG GTGGAGATGCTGTGCCGCTGGTCAAAGTGAAAGGATTTCAGAGCTTGTACATCAGAATGACAAAAGAGGGACGTCAAGCTACATTTCATGTCCGAGGAAGACAATCCTATCGCTTTTCTCATCAGGTCCCAGCATACAGTATGAAGGGAAATGAGAAAGAGGGCGTCCCAGCAGGCTCATTTGAGCTCGATATTGCTGCATTTCTATGTAATTTTAAAGATTCTGTTTCCATGGGAACTTCAAGAGAAGTTGAGGTTCAATTAACAGATTCACAGCGTCAAGGAGCTAGCTCTTCAAAACCCATAATTAGCAGTGTGTACAAGGAACCTGTTTCTGGTCTGCAGAAGTCGAAAGCATCTGGATTTCAGGAAATACTGAAGGATGAACTTGATGAGAATATGAAGGAAGATGAGGATGTTAAATGCAATGAATCAGGTTTGCAGCGAATGAGCAACATCATGGATAAGAAGCCTGAACAAGTATATGGCAATAAGCTGTGCGAAGATGAGACAATGAGAATGAGTGAAAATTATGTATTTGGAAGCCCTGAATGCTCTTCAAGAGTTTCTATACGAGATTCTGTGAGTGTGAGCGCTAGTAAACATTTGTCAGTATCTGGGGTGAACGATAATGGTATTAGTGTATGCAGGCAGAATGATATAATTATGTCTGGTCCCAGTGATCATCTCAAGAAGCTTCCGGCTCCAGAATTCTATGACTTTATGAATGATAGAACTATTAATAAGTTCCGAAAAAACCAAATTTGGGCAGTATTTGACAATATTGATGACATGCCTAGGTTTTATGCTTGGATAAAAAGAATAGATCATTCGGCGAACAAAGTCCATATTATATGGCTGGTAATTTGTCATGAGGATATGTTGTCTGAGGAGGTTATGTGGCTTGCTAGGAAACTACCTGTTTCTTGTGGTGTGTTTAAAGCTGAAGATTGTGATTGTGTCAGCCCAGAATTGTTTTCTCACCATGTAAGAAATGAACCAAGCCGGACAGAGGGTAAATTTGGGATCTACCCACGACAAGGTGAGGTATGGGTGATATACAACAGATGGAGTTCTGCGTGGACAAAATCTGATCACATGAGCCACAAGTGCTCAATCGTGGAAGTTATCTCCACTTACAGTGCTGAAGAGGGGGTGAGGGTTCGACATTTGACAAGGATCAAGGGACACCACTATATTTTCAAGAAGTCCAAGAAACCAGAAAGTAATATACCAAGAGCATGCCTGTTGCAGTTCTCTCATCAGGTTCCTGCTTTTAAGTTACAAGACGAAGCTGGTGGAAGGTTGAAAGGCTGTTGGGAATTGGATCCTGCATCTCTCCCAAAAGGtcttttcacttgttttttgaatgcAACTTGA
- the LOC116254360 gene encoding uncharacterized protein LOC116254360 isoform X1 has translation MMECNRDEALRAIGIAEKKMEVKDYLGAQKITLKAKQLCPDLENIAQILAVCNVHCLGENKVQGSELDWYRILQVEPTADEATIKKQYRKLALLLHPDKNKLSGAEYAFKLIGEAVGILSDQAKRGLYDMKRRHAMIGTMLSDIQNPPSPDFSSSARKSPGFASGSTDHMVISPPQAGLSCQQQQNERRTANEWQPQAQSTGATFWSMCPFCSIKYQYSNIVMNKRIRCGNCMNVYIAVGINVRETRLGTETIAAQSLYPQSQDNIRNGYGPSANNAPPQAFAADVSCTDSQVNATCVSRPSENSGDQVNATCALRTSENSGEVEGSKCGDTSEAEKVDELKKKATMEQQHLSNNSRKRRRILESESSDSKSADSKESIESDMEEQFPDEQNAWASSDHPRRFLRIRRHVNYNEDRTDEGDDSVSVPCSSRSNINKTSGSDLMNEMDSTQHTGNTYGAPELSPPLNPQSSKQKLDHSRQENKLETGRVGIDDAGQDSINRVQHTQHESPDDSDEDCNTPLQPEYLELPDSEFHDFDSDKTGACFSVDQVWAVYDNLHGLPRYYAVIRKVLSTDFKLLITWLEAFPGCTEEESWLDAELPVACGGYTLGETEATEDRLMFSHLVKFERGHGKIKYKIYPKKGEIWALYKDWDINWFSSPEGHFHFDYDIVELLMDYSKDTGGDAVPLVKVKGFQSLYIRMTKEGRQATFHVRGRQSYRFSHQVPAYSMKGNEKEGVPAGSFELDIAAFLCNFKDSVSMGTSREVEVQLTDSQRQGASSSKPIISSVYKEPVSGLQKSKASGFQEILKDELDENMKEDEDVKCNESGLQRMSNIMDKKPEQVYGNKLCEDETMRMSENYVFGSPECSSRVSIRDSVSVSASKHLSVSGVNDNGISVCRQNDIIMSGPSDHLKKLPAPEFYDFMNDRTINKFRKNQIWAVFDNIDDMPRFYAWIKRIDHSANKVHIIWLVICHEDMLSEEVMWLARKLPVSCGVFKAEDCDCVSPELFSHHVRNEPSRTEGKFGIYPRQGEVWVIYNRWSSAWTKSDHMSHKCSIVEVISTYSAEEGVRVRHLTRIKGHHYIFKKSKKPESNIPRACLLQFSHQVPAFKLQDEAGGRLKGCWELDPASLPKGLFTCFLNAT, from the coding sequence ATGATGGAGTGCAACAGGGACGAGGCTTTGAGGGCTATAGGGATTGCAGAAAAGAAGATGGAGGTTAAAGATTATTTGGGGGCACAAAAAATTACCTTAAAGGCAAAGCAACTCTGTCCTGATTTGGAGAATATTGCACAGATATTAGCTGTCTGCAATGTTCACTGTCTTGGTGAAAACAAAGTTCAGGGCTCTGAATTGGACTGGTATAGGATCTTGCAAGTCGAGCCAACAGCCGATGAGGCCACTATTAAGAAACAGTATCGGAAGcttgctcttcttcttcatcctgaTAAGAATAAACTTTCTGGTGCAGAGTATGCCTTTAAGCTGATTGGGGAAGCAGTGGGAATTCTTTCTGATCAGGCAAAAAGAGGGTTATATGACATGAAGAGAAGACATGCAATGATCGGAACCATGCTTTCGGACATTCAGAATCCTCCTTCCCCTGATTTTAGTTCTTCTGCAAGGAAATCTCCTGGATTTGCTTCTGGCTCTACTGATCACATGGTTATCAGTCCACCACAAGCAGGTCTGAGTTGCCAGCAGCAGCAGAACGAGCGGAGAACTGCCAATGAGTGGCAGCCACAGGCACAATCAACAGGTGCAACCTTTTGGTCAATGTGTCCATTTTGCTCAATAAAATACCAGTATTCCAATATTGTTATGAACAAACGGATTAGATGCGGGAATTGTATGAATGTCTACATTGCCGTTGGTATAAATGTGCGAGAAACTAGGCTTGGAACTGAAACAATAGCAGCACAATCATTGTATCCCCAGTCACAAGATAACATCCGTAATGGGTATGGCCCTAGTGCTAATAATGCTCCCCCACAGGCTTTTGCAGCTGACGTTAGTTGCACGGATTCTCAGGTGAATGCTACTTGTGTGTCAAGGCCATCAGAAAACAGTGGTGATCAGGTGAATGCTACTTGTGCGTTAAGGACATCAGAAAACAGTGGTGAAGTTGAGGGTTCTAAATGCGGAGATACATCTGAAGCTGAAAAGGTTGATGAGTTAAAAAAGAAAGCTACCATGGAGCAGCAACATTTGAGTAACAACTcaaggaagagaaggagaatacttgaatctgaatccagtgaCAGCAAGAGTGCTGACAGCAAGGAATCTATTGAAAGTGACATGGAGGAACAGTTTCCTGATGAACAAAATGCTTGGGCAAGCTCTGACCACCCACGAAGATTTTTAAGAATTAGGCGACATGTTAATTACAATGAAGATAGAACTGATGAGGGTGATGACTCTGTGAGTGTCCCTTGTTCCAGCAggtcaaacataaataaaacttcAGGAAGTGATCTGATGAATGAAATGGATTCAACTCAACATACAGGGAATACATATGGGGCACCTGAACTTAGCCCTCCCCTGAATCCGCAGAGCAGCAAGCAGAAATTGGACCACTCTAGGCAAGAGAACAAGTTGGAAACAGGAAGGGTAGGAATAGATGATGCAGGACAAGATAGTATTAATAGAGTTCAACACACCCAGCACGAGAGTCCTGATGACAGTGATGAAGATTGTAATACCCCATTGCAACCAGAATATTTAGAGCTACCAGACTCAGAATTCCATGACTTTGATTCTGATAAGACAGGAGCTTGTTTTTCAGTTGATCAGGTGTGGGCTGTGTATGACAACTTGCATGGGCTGCCTCGATATTATGCAGTGATCAGAAAAGTTCTTTCTACAGATTTCAAACTGCTCATCACATGGCTAGAGGCATTTCCTGGTTGTACAGAAGAAGAAAGTTGGCTGGATGCTGAGCTACCTGTGGCTTGTGGAGGATATACTCTTGGTGAAACTGAAGCTACCGAAGATCGTCTAATGTTTTCTCATCTGGTCAAATTTGAAAGAGGCCATGGGAAAATAAAGTACAAAATTTATCCTAAAAAAGGTGAGATCTGGGCCCTCTACAAGGACTGGGATATCAATTGGTTCTCTAGTCCAGAAGgccattttcattttgattatGACATAGTAGAACTGCTGATGGATTATTCAAAGGATACAGGTGGAGATGCTGTGCCGCTGGTCAAAGTGAAAGGATTTCAGAGCTTGTACATCAGAATGACAAAAGAGGGACGTCAAGCTACATTTCATGTCCGAGGAAGACAATCCTATCGCTTTTCTCATCAGGTCCCAGCATACAGTATGAAGGGAAATGAGAAAGAGGGCGTCCCAGCAGGCTCATTTGAGCTCGATATTGCTGCATTTCTATGTAATTTTAAAGATTCTGTTTCCATGGGAACTTCAAGAGAAGTTGAGGTTCAATTAACAGATTCACAGCGTCAAGGAGCTAGCTCTTCAAAACCCATAATTAGCAGTGTGTACAAGGAACCTGTTTCTGGTCTGCAGAAGTCGAAAGCATCTGGATTTCAGGAAATACTGAAGGATGAACTTGATGAGAATATGAAGGAAGATGAGGATGTTAAATGCAATGAATCAGGTTTGCAGCGAATGAGCAACATCATGGATAAGAAGCCTGAACAAGTATATGGCAATAAGCTGTGCGAAGATGAGACAATGAGAATGAGTGAAAATTATGTATTTGGAAGCCCTGAATGCTCTTCAAGAGTTTCTATACGAGATTCTGTGAGTGTGAGCGCTAGTAAACATTTGTCAGTATCTGGGGTGAACGATAATGGTATTAGTGTATGCAGGCAGAATGATATAATTATGTCTGGTCCCAGTGATCATCTCAAGAAGCTTCCGGCTCCAGAATTCTATGACTTTATGAATGATAGAACTATTAATAAGTTCCGAAAAAACCAAATTTGGGCAGTATTTGACAATATTGATGACATGCCTAGGTTTTATGCTTGGATAAAAAGAATAGATCATTCGGCGAACAAAGTCCATATTATATGGCTGGTAATTTGTCATGAGGATATGTTGTCTGAGGAGGTTATGTGGCTTGCTAGGAAACTACCTGTTTCTTGTGGTGTGTTTAAAGCTGAAGATTGTGATTGTGTCAGCCCAGAATTGTTTTCTCACCATGTAAGAAATGAACCAAGCCGGACAGAGGGTAAATTTGGGATCTACCCACGACAAGGTGAGGTATGGGTGATATACAACAGATGGAGTTCTGCGTGGACAAAATCTGATCACATGAGCCACAAGTGCTCAATCGTGGAAGTTATCTCCACTTACAGTGCTGAAGAGGGGGTGAGGGTTCGACATTTGACAAGGATCAAGGGACACCACTATATTTTCAAGAAGTCCAAGAAACCAGAAAGTAATATACCAAGAGCATGCCTGTTGCAGTTCTCTCATCAGGTTCCTGCTTTTAAGTTACAAGACGAAGCTGGTGGAAGGTTGAAAGGCTGTTGGGAATTGGATCCTGCATCTCTCCCAAAAGGtcttttcacttgttttttgaatgcAACTTGA